DNA from Fundulus heteroclitus isolate FHET01 chromosome 17, MU-UCD_Fhet_4.1, whole genome shotgun sequence:
agtaaatgaaaaaacaaaacaggatatTTGTCCATGAACTGGTTTAGAGAAaaccattttattaatttgggggaatttttctgaataatttatcctttcaaacataaaaacatgctttCCCACCTTCTTAAAAAAAGCACTGCGTGTTTTATGGAATTTATTCAACGGCAAAACTTACCACGACCGTAATCGTATTATTCTCCTTACAGACAGGCACACAAGAGAAATCAGAATCACACAAGAGCACGTATACAtattgaatgttttattttaaaaaaagttataacagtttattttataCACAACTATTTATGAGATTATAAGCCTGTTAACAGAGAGCAGTtgtcctttttgacaaagcatGCCCACTTCACGACgagggagaggggggggagaaaaaaaaaataaaataagggaaAATAAGATGAAATTAAGACCAGGATGAActtcaaacaaaacagaaaaataaaaaccttttgactttttaaaatcctgcaaaTAACACACAATAGGTACCAAATACATTgtccccctccccccttttAAACTTACACGTTCAACGCTGTGTGTGCTTGATAGAAGGGCCTGATGATGGCAGGGGTGCCTGGAAAGGGTTAGAAATCCATACAAGCACcagaaactgagtgaaggtGTGCACTGAGAAGCATGCAACCGCTAGAGAAGACACAGTCaacagaggaagaagagaggtggtgtgttttttttttttttttgtgcagctgACTCTTCAGTTGTGCAAAAAGAGAACGGGGCTTTCAAAGTTtggcttttattcagcaggGAGGGCAGGCGAGCACAGATTATGTCCTTAAAGCTCCATGCTGTTCCTGATCTGCAGCTGTATTGTCAGAATTGTGAGGTTTTGTTTAGAGAGATCCATCCGTCAGCGCTGAAAAGGTTCGAAACTACCAGCTCTTAATGCATAACCTATAAGTCGGAGGTCGTGGaagcgataaaaaaaaaaaacgaataggAAACGAAAATAGAAGTTTGTTTTCCATCGTTTACAATCGGGCTAGTGTCAGACAGAGCAATCCGAGAAGATTTTCTTTCGTTTTTGagttgaataaaacaaaaaagtgggaTTTAAATAAATTCCACCAAGACGCTCCAAGATAGAGAGCAACATCAGATCAGAACTAGACCTCTCAGTGCTAAGCGGATGCAAAAAGGCAGGAAAGTGAAAtgatttgttttgcatttggaTACATCGAATGAAACTCATCTTCATGCTTCATATTCATCGTTTTTAGAAATACACCTACTTCAGAGCTCAAGTATTTTTCTCCAAATTAGAGGCACTGATCAGGCTTTGCCCAGCCGATACTGACCAACAAtgccatttttttaacctctagTTGTTTCCCCCCCGAGGACTACAATGTACAAAACAGGGAAAATGTGGTGCAAATTGCTTGATAGACGTACTAGTTTTGCATTTTACACACAGCGATACATTAATGGATGCATTCATATAGGTACAATCTAATTCTTTCATTAAGTTTTAGCTGACATTTGTTAAACTCAAGTGCAACGATGCATTCGTAGGCCAAAAATGGTTGGTTCTTAGTTTTGGTGTATTTAATGAACTGGATATTTTTCACTATTAGACCTGATTATCATTGAGATTTGACCAAAGGAAAATCatgtagtaataataaaaaatttgaGATGTTTTCATGACAAGTCAGCTTTTATGCCTAAAACACACAACATTTTTGCATTGAACTGGATAGGTGAAATGAACATGtgaaacttcttttttttatatacccagagctaaacagcagcaggtgagagAAATTatacatcttaaaaaaaacaaaaaaaagtaaatcttcTGTtataaaccaaaaaacaaaagggaTGTCTCTGCATTCACACGCGTTGATGTCGAAGAGCACAAAACAGTGGAAAAACAGTCCGACGGAAGAAAGATCTGAGCcacatttctgcttttctgtacATCCTGGATCCATCACAATCACTACCgctcaaaataaaatctgcctAGTTTGACATCGCTCACACTCAACTGTACAAGCTCGAGCGCATGTGTCTATATATTTATGAAGGTGAAAAGTCAGAGGAATATTGAATTTCTTATCATCAGGAAGGTTTACCAAACTACAAATCTATCTATCCTGAAGTAGCAAAAACACAGCTCAACAATCGCTGCATGatttccagcttttttttttctgttttttttttcttttttaataccTTCTCGGTGAAACATGGTTAACCACAATGCAGAACAGAAGCAAGGAGTACTTCAAACATTAGCTAGAACAAACCTGGGTCATTTCCCGAGAACTTGGTGTCAACtcacaaagacaacaaaactGAATTGCACCGAGGGAAGAATTAAAATGAGGAAGAAAGTTAAAACAATGTGCTTTTCCAGAACATACGAGTCGTCTTAGCCTGCCAAGGCTTCTTAGAAACATGGTTCTGCTGAAATCCTTGATGCTGCAATGATGAGGCacagaagaggggggggggttaaatcgaTCAGGTGAGTTCCCAGAAAGCATGCGTTTTTAACCTGGGTGTCCATGTTTTGGAACCCAAGTTGTCTGTTTTGGCTCAAACTcaggtttttcttatttttcactgttttttttatgaggcCAGAGCCAAAAGCAGTATACAgacactttatttaaaacaaagaaaaaaagaaaaaacaacagaaaaaaaacccccTCAAACTTTTCACCACCAAGTCAAAAGATCTTTCGAAGAGTACAAGTGATAAAAGTTATGGATTCATGAACCAATTTATAGTTGCATTTTGTAATGTTGTTCTTTTGGCTTCTTTACCTACCCACACTGAGAGTTGTTGTATTTTGTATTAGGAGTCCAATTCCTCcatttctaaatgtattttcCGTCATCATCGACCAAGGAATCCAAAAGATCTTAGTAAAAGCAGACTGCCTCTGGAACGCAGCGCAGACTGGACCGATTACAAATGGTATGGGACAGCAGCGGTGGGAATGTGAGAAGGACTAACCTGTATGTAGCGACAAAGAAACCCCCccgaaaaagaacaaaaagcacTCTTCATTTTCACCTGGATCAACCCAAAACCTCTAAGATCACTAGGCTGCCTTGCAGTTTAAAACTCACCTTGGTGCTGGTTTTCAGCAACAGGGACGAGCTGCTTCCTGACCAACAAGGCTCACTTTATTCTATTATTAGAGACTGTAGAGTCTCATTTTGACCAAATAAGCTGCGTGTTGAAATCAAATACCCAGAACAACCCGCGTTATGCCGTAATGAGGCACGCGGCTGTTTCGTTTTCTGACATCCGCTTGTTTCTTAACACCAAGAAGGTCGaagactgaaataaaatgaaaatatgtaaCATCCGACATCTAAACTGAAAAGAAACctcgtttttttccccagacttTTCTTCATTAATGTTCCCAAACAAGTACTCGGCTTTTGTTAATGAGTGTCTACTGAGTGCCTTAAAACAGAGTCCTgtaacctgaataaaaacaaaagaatgcgCGTTTTGCCCCGTTTGCCTTCGTTTCGACGGCAGTCAGAAAGTGCGAGAAAAGCTGGAAGCAGCGCCACCAGCACGGCAGAGGGGGACGAGGAGGGACCTGCGCAATGTGTTTGTTTGAAATTTGCAAGCGAAGCCAGTTTTTTGCTTCAAAGTCATCCAGTTCTGCTTTTCAAATACTGTCTGAGATAGCTGGGAGCACGCTGGCGACCTGGGCGGACTGCTTTGAAACGGCAAAAAGTATTGGCCGTGTGAACTTGGACGCTtcggatggggggggggggaattttACAACATCGAACAAATGCAGCAGAGATTGTGAACGCTATCGGGGGGTGGGGCGGTAAACGACTACAGAGAGGAAGGGGCGTCTGTCAAAACACACCAAAGGCTATATATCCATAAAAATCCTTGTTtagtagtaataaaaaaaaaaaaaaaaaaaaaaaaaaaaaaaatcaacttgtTTAAATATGAATATTATAAGTCTGCTTTCTCGCGGTTAGGAAATCAAATATAGTCTCTGTGGGGGTTGAAGGGAGGGAGTGATTGGGAGGGAGCCCTTTAATTACTACAACTCCATGTCCTGGGCTTCATCTTCTGAGAAATCAGACATGGAGCTCTCGGATGAAGAGTCACCGGtcccctcctcctgctccttcaGAGCTTCCTCTGTTGCATATTTCTGAATGTACTCTGGAAGGAAAAGACAGAAGACGGATTGACAACGGCTCACGAGATTTCCAATGTAGTAAAACAACAATCCAAAAGCGACTCCTGCCTCAGGATTAACCTTTGATTTTTTGTTTGTACTCCTCTGGCCGATGAAGGTACATGGCCGCTGCGTCGCCGTTGAGGGGGTCGATGGGGTTTGGGTAAGCCAGCAGTTGGGGCAGGAACGATTCAAAGATGTTGGTCAGATCTaggcataaaaaaaatacatattctgtttttatatacTTCACAAAATTATTAGTTAGAGTGTCTCACTTCTATTCAAATGAAAACCTATTtttgtatatataaaatatgcTGAGTAAATTGGGTAAATAGTAGTTTGACTTTCACCTTCAGCACCCTGAAAAGTATTCATCTCCTAGAACGTCCCACATTTTTAGCCCATTCCTTAGCATAAAATAACTGAAGTTCACTCAGGATGAATGGAAAGCATCAGTGAACAGCAATTTTCAGAACTTGCCGCAGATTTTCTATCAGAATCAAGTCTTTCCATGTCTGAACAGGGCTCAGAGATGTTTTGTAACCTAACaatgctttaatgttttctacAAGGCAATTGGGCAAACTAGATCTTATTATATGGGGCATGTTATAAAACATAGGCATCTCTTACATGGCCTAAATGTAAGCCGTATTTCACAGTTTTTCCAGTTTTCCATAAAGTCCAGATTTGTGGAATGCAGATTGTATCATGTGAGCTGTaaatttctgcagctcctcccgaGTAACCACTGGCCTTTTGGccgcctctctgattaatgctctccttgcctgctTGTGAGTTCAGGCTGATAACCACGTCTTGCTTGCACTTGTGGCCTAGTCTTTCCAGTTAGGTGATGGCATTTGGTCGCAGTTATGGGGAGTAAAGTCAACAGTGAATAGAAAAAGAAACGCTACAATTTTCATACATTTGTTAAACactttgttaaataaattatctttactACCTTGTATCAGTTTTTAACACAGATGTTTGTGTCTTTAATGTAACATTAATATATTTTGAAGGTGGTGCATTTAAAATCTGCCTGGTAATGAGATCAAATAGGCGTGACTTTATTTTCCATAGCTAGTGTTTTGTGGTGAACCTGCATTTCTCATGTTTTCCACTAGGTGTCACTGTTGGGtttgttcaagttaaaaaaaaaagctttccttGTCTTGTGAAAGCCATTAATGAGCTCTAAAGTTAAAACTGGTTGCTTTCAACACATGCCCCTTTGCAGGAAAGCATTACACCCGATTCTTTGctgattggtctttttttaaatccttttctcCAATCTGACTGGCTTCTTctaaacataaaaactaaaacggCAACGCATCGAATGGAGCCTATCAGTCTAAAATCTGAACCTCTTCCGTCGTTTCCAACTCAGATCCAGCTCTCATACATCTGTGTGAGAACCTCCAGCTCTaatcaacataaataaaaaagcagaaacattgGCTGGAAACATTACTATAACATCATTCCTCTATTCAACAGCTGATTTAGCTCTGGACACGAAGACAAACCAACAGATGATTGACTGGTTGCCGGCTCTTGTTTTGTTTCCCTGTGTCTGAGGTGAACGTTTCCTGACCTTGGTGGGTGAGAGCATTACCTTATTAGTGTTTACTTTTCCCCTCAGTAAGTAGATTAGGACCAACAGTGGCTGTCTGGTAAGCTCAAGGGgataccttttttttccccttcttcccTTTGTTACAGACGCCGTACCACAACAAATTATTCACATGGGTCTTGGGGGGGATTTGCGCTGCCACTCACCGTAAAGAGCTGTCCATGTCTGGTTGATGACATCTAAGCACACTGTTCCTGACCTGAAACCCAAGTAGAAGGCAGAGTTAGGAGCCTGCTTGTCACTGCACAACCTGAAAGCACAGGTCTTTCTCCCACAACAGCCCAAGAAGCGCTTTTAATATTATTTCTCTTAATAAATATATGCATACAGgttaaaatgtattgatttatCCTTAATATTGTAAGGAGAAATGTCTTGGCAAGATGCATCTGAACCACAGGGGTTTTTGTAGGATATTTAATAACTCTTCTTGGCAGAATCAGCATTTTTCAGCATTGGAGACACCGTTTTAAAATTTTGTTACATTCAGGGCAATTCTAAAAGCTTAATTTTAACCCGCTTTGTTCGTTTAAAACCAGCTTCTGATCAGAGTTTGGGATTATTGTCCTTTTGAAACCACCAACTGTGTTCAAGCTTCAGtcatctgacccaaactgtcACCGTTAGAAGAGGAGGTGACGATGTTCAACAACAATCAAGAATCCCACCATGACATAAAGGGGCCGTGACAACAATTAATTCCAGAGGAAACAAAGTGGTtccaataaataattaaaaaccttaaataatTTTGCTGTTCATATCAAGGATGAGCAAAACTTATGAAGGTGTTAAATACTTAAACTAAGTAGATTGTATTTTAATACACGTGAAAAACAGACTATGTATATGAAAGGATACCAGTGGTAATCAAATAATAATGTGGTTGTTTTCCAATAATATTCATATTGTAGCCGTCTCATAAATGGAAAGCATTCAGATGAGATATGCTCAGAaatcataattattatttttccatttactTTCAGCTTAACCCAAGGGGGGCTCTTATTCATTTAACAAACATAATAACTTCACTTGTGCACATTAATAAAACTATGTTTAAACCATTGTGCACAGCTGCACAACTTCAGGCATACATTTGCAGATTTCATGCCACCTGGAgctagggctgggtgatatggcttaaaataaaatctctgatttcATCATACCAGACCTGATTAATCGATTCCGTTTTCCCTCCTTttcgtttcacaaaaagaaattaaaaggagttattttaaaaaatttgcttttatgtcgagcatttcatctgggagttgacctgaaccCAAAGCGCAACTAAATACAACATGctggtaaaacaagatggcggctctGCTGTTGTAAACAATGGAAATACTATTACACAGTGAGCTAAGAACAgccttcacttgtgtaacttcaaactaacttaaaaaaataaaccaattag
Protein-coding regions in this window:
- the ube2h gene encoding ubiquitin-conjugating enzyme E2 H, which codes for MSSPSPGKRRMDTDVVKLIESKHEVTILSGLNEFVVKFYGPQGTPYEGGVWKVRVDLPDKYPFKSPSIGFMNKIFHPNIDEASGTVCLDVINQTWTALYDLTNIFESFLPQLLAYPNPIDPLNGDAAAMYLHRPEEYKQKIKEYIQKYATEEALKEQEEGTGDSSSESSMSDFSEDEAQDMEL